The following are encoded in a window of Massilia sp. R2A-15 genomic DNA:
- a CDS encoding LysR substrate-binding domain-containing protein — translation MELRHLRYFIAVAEELHFTRAAERLHIGQPPLSHAIQVLEADVGARLLERTKRSVRLTEAGKLFLADARKILTLAEQAAETARRAERGEAGELRIGFTYSTPLTPLFADVINRYRQEFPHVTLTLHEMATLRQLEAIGQRTLDLGFIRPPEVAVPASIKLTSLREDPLVAVLPAAHPLAAKKQIAIRELEHEAFVMYPPGAGTGIYPQIFRLCREAGFVPRVGQTAGEASTIIGLVAAGSGVTLLPASFDRIKMDGVCYRPIVDKGATTMLFLAQRGGEHAPLVDAFVALVTNL, via the coding sequence ATGGAGTTAAGACATCTGCGCTACTTCATCGCCGTCGCCGAGGAGCTGCATTTCACGCGCGCGGCCGAGCGGCTACACATCGGCCAGCCGCCGCTGAGCCATGCGATCCAGGTGCTGGAGGCCGACGTCGGCGCGCGCCTGCTCGAGCGCACCAAGCGCTCGGTGCGGCTGACCGAGGCGGGCAAGCTGTTCCTGGCCGACGCGCGCAAGATCCTGACGCTGGCCGAGCAGGCGGCCGAGACGGCGCGGCGGGCCGAGCGCGGCGAAGCGGGCGAGCTGCGCATCGGCTTCACCTATTCCACGCCGCTGACGCCGCTGTTTGCCGATGTGATCAATCGCTACCGGCAGGAGTTCCCGCATGTGACCTTGACCTTGCACGAGATGGCGACCTTGCGGCAGTTGGAGGCGATCGGGCAGCGCACGCTGGACCTGGGCTTCATCCGGCCGCCGGAGGTGGCGGTGCCGGCGTCCATCAAGCTCACCAGCCTGCGCGAAGATCCGCTGGTGGCGGTGCTGCCTGCCGCGCATCCGCTGGCGGCGAAAAAGCAGATTGCGATCCGCGAGCTTGAGCACGAGGCGTTCGTGATGTATCCGCCGGGCGCCGGTACAGGGATTTATCCGCAGATTTTCAGGCTGTGCCGCGAGGCCGGGTTCGTGCCGCGGGTTGGGCAGACGGCGGGCGAGGCGTCCACGATCATCGGGCTGGTGGCGGCGGGCAGTGGTGTGACGCTACTTCCGGCGTCGTTCGATAGGATCAAGATGGATGGGGTGTGTTATCGGCCGATTGTCGATAAGGGGGCGACGACCATGCTGTTCCTGGCGCAGCGGGGCGGGGAGCATGCGCCGCTGGTGGATGCGTTTGTGGCGCTGGTGACGAATCTATGA
- a CDS encoding MFS transporter yields the protein MSIQAGSPAFKRINRAMVFGGFSTFALLYCVQPLMPQLAHQFTLTPAQSSLALSVSTFALALSLLFSSVISDRIGRKPMMVAAMMGGAIFTVASAFAQDYAQLLVLRALLGVSLGGMPAIAMAYLGEEIEPASLGLSMGLYIGGSAFGGMLGRVVTSVLSDFYSWRVALAAMGAAGLYAAWEFRRSLPASQNFKQGQVGVAALVAGVRQHLSDPGLPWLFALAFLLMGCMVSLYNYIGYRLLGPAYGLSQSAVGLLSALYLLGIFSSVWAGRLADRLGRRNVLWLVMAVMLGGLLLTLASSLVVIVLGMGLFTFGFFASHSVASSWVGRRAQEPKALASAIYLFFYYMGSSVLGSFCGTVWSAAGWPGVVALLGGTLCVGFVIGVKLRGLAPLPAPTLAAV from the coding sequence ATGTCCATCCAAGCCGGCAGCCCCGCCTTCAAGCGCATCAACCGCGCCATGGTGTTCGGCGGCTTCTCCACCTTCGCGCTGCTGTACTGCGTGCAGCCGCTGATGCCGCAACTGGCGCACCAGTTCACGCTGACGCCGGCGCAGAGCAGCCTGGCGCTGTCGGTGTCGACCTTTGCGCTGGCGCTGTCGCTGCTGTTTTCCAGCGTGATCTCCGACCGCATCGGCCGCAAACCGATGATGGTGGCAGCGATGATGGGCGGCGCCATCTTCACCGTCGCATCGGCCTTCGCGCAGGACTACGCCCAACTGCTGGTGCTGCGCGCCTTGCTCGGCGTCTCGCTCGGAGGCATGCCGGCCATTGCAATGGCCTACCTCGGCGAAGAAATCGAACCGGCGTCGCTGGGCCTGTCGATGGGCCTCTACATCGGCGGCAGCGCGTTCGGCGGCATGCTCGGGCGAGTCGTCACGTCAGTGCTGAGCGACTTCTATTCGTGGCGCGTGGCGCTCGCGGCGATGGGCGCGGCCGGCCTGTACGCGGCCTGGGAATTCCGCCGCAGCCTGCCGGCGTCGCAGAACTTCAAACAGGGCCAGGTCGGCGTCGCGGCCTTGGTGGCCGGCGTGCGCCAGCACCTGTCCGATCCCGGCCTTCCATGGCTATTCGCGCTGGCCTTCCTGCTGATGGGCTGCATGGTCAGCCTGTACAACTACATCGGCTACCGCCTGCTGGGGCCAGCGTATGGGCTGTCGCAGAGCGCGGTCGGCCTGCTGTCGGCGCTCTACCTGCTCGGCATTTTCAGCTCCGTGTGGGCAGGGCGCCTGGCCGACCGGCTGGGCCGCCGCAATGTGCTGTGGCTGGTGATGGCCGTGATGCTGGGCGGCCTGCTGCTGACGCTCGCCAGCTCGCTGGTCGTCATCGTGCTTGGCATGGGCCTGTTCACCTTCGGCTTCTTCGCCTCGCACTCGGTGGCAAGCAGCTGGGTTGGCCGGCGCGCGCAGGAACCGAAGGCGCTGGCGTCGGCGATCTACCTGTTCTTCTACTATATGGGATCGAGCGTCCTGGGATCGTTCTGCGGCACGGTGTGGAGCGCCGCCGGCTGGCCCGGCGTGGTCGCGCTGCTTGGCGGTACCCTGTGCGTTGGCTTTGTAATCGGCGTGAAGCTGCGCGGCTTGGCGCCATTGCCGGCGCCGACGCTGGCAGCAGTGTAA
- a CDS encoding thioredoxin family protein, producing MKFILFCLALTACAANAQTCTARSPAHTVALVELYTSEGCSSCPPADRYISDLRGAGVTAAQAVPLSLHVDYWNAIGWKDPFSSAVFTERQRALSDLAHTRTIYTPEFFVGGRELRNWSGGLRDEVKRINARPAQAAIAITLGRATTAGLPVEVTANGPNGALLHVALVHNKVASRVTAGENGGRTLHHDYVVRQWLAPMPIGRDGRVQVKRALPLPGGAPVADLAVTAFVQAAQGEVLQAFSLPVCDRPAE from the coding sequence ATGAAATTCATCCTGTTCTGCCTGGCCTTGACTGCGTGTGCGGCAAACGCCCAAACCTGCACCGCCCGCAGTCCCGCGCACACCGTCGCGCTGGTCGAGCTCTACACCTCCGAAGGCTGCAGCAGCTGTCCGCCGGCCGACCGCTACATCAGCGATTTGCGCGGCGCTGGCGTGACTGCCGCGCAGGCCGTCCCGCTATCCCTGCACGTCGACTACTGGAACGCCATCGGCTGGAAAGACCCATTCTCCAGCGCAGTCTTCACCGAACGCCAGCGCGCGTTATCGGACCTGGCCCACACCCGCACCATCTACACGCCCGAATTCTTTGTCGGCGGTCGCGAGCTGCGCAACTGGAGCGGCGGCCTGCGCGATGAGGTGAAGCGCATCAACGCCAGGCCCGCGCAGGCCGCGATCGCCATCACGCTCGGCCGCGCCACAACGGCCGGGCTGCCTGTCGAGGTGACGGCGAACGGTCCCAACGGCGCGCTGCTGCACGTGGCCTTGGTCCATAATAAAGTGGCGAGCAGGGTCACTGCCGGCGAAAACGGCGGCCGCACTTTGCACCACGATTATGTGGTGCGCCAGTGGTTGGCGCCGATGCCGATCGGGCGCGACGGCCGCGTGCAAGTGAAGCGCGCGTTGCCGCTGCCGGGCGGGGCGCCGGTGGCCGACCTGGCCGTCACGGCATTCGTCCAGGCCGCCCAGGGCGAAGTGCTGCAGGCATTTTCGCTGCCGGTGTGTGACAGGC